In the Enterococcus saigonensis genome, one interval contains:
- a CDS encoding arsenate reductase family protein → MLTLYWYPKCSTCKKAKAWLDSQAIAVQTIDMVQNPPTAATLMQWMEESDLPVRRFFNTSGMKYREMGLKDRVPNLSVQEASELLASDGMLIKRPILVRDDKLLSIGFKETEYEGIAK, encoded by the coding sequence ATGCTGACTTTATATTGGTATCCAAAATGTAGTACATGTAAAAAAGCAAAAGCTTGGCTAGATTCACAAGCAATCGCTGTTCAGACCATTGACATGGTTCAAAATCCGCCAACTGCCGCAACGTTAATGCAGTGGATGGAAGAAAGTGATTTGCCAGTACGCCGCTTCTTTAACACTAGCGGTATGAAATACCGGGAGATGGGCTTGAAAGACCGAGTACCCAATCTATCAGTACAAGAGGCAAGTGAATTATTAGCAAGTGATGGAATGTTAATTAAACGCCCGATTTTAGTGCGTGATGACAAACTTTTATCAATTGGCTTTAAAGAAACTGAATATGAAGGGATCGCGAAATAA